Within Bos indicus x Bos taurus breed Angus x Brahman F1 hybrid chromosome 2, Bos_hybrid_MaternalHap_v2.0, whole genome shotgun sequence, the genomic segment TACTGTGCCATTTTAGAACTTGCatttgtttggtgttttttttaaatagatgccAGTTCTCTTTTATATTCCTCCATCTTTTATCCATTTCattcatcttttcctttatttcttttaacacACCAATTATAGTTATTCTGACATCCTGATCTGCTTGTTCTAGTATCTGGATTGTTCCTGTGTCTGGTTTTATTGACTCTTTCCTCTTGTCTGTCAGTCACTTTTTTTCTGCTTCCCAtttcttgtaattttttattgtatCAGGGACACCATAAATATGCTATGGTTGCTCTCAGTGCTGTGTTTTCTGTAGGCTATTAAATTACTGACTCATCACTTTGATCCTGTCAAGGGTGGATTTTAGGCTTTGTAGAATAGGTCTATTTCAGTTTGCTCTTACTCCTATGAGGTAAACCTTATCTTAGGATGTGGTCTTTCTGGGGTCTCAAACTAAAATGAAACCTCAGGGTGTTCACAAAGCCCTCTGTGGTTTGATTGAACCTAAACTTCAACTTCTGCCTCCCCAGCACTGTACAGCCCCTAAAATTTGCTCAAGTCTCCAACCTCCCAGAGCCTGTTCTCTGCTGGGCTTCCCTATGTCTCTCTGAATTCTGGCACAGTTGTGATTCAATTAAGAAAGcaatggaggggcttccctggtggtccagtggttaagaatctgtcttgcaacgcaagggacactggtttgatccctggtccgggaaggttccacgtgccatggagcaactaagtctgtgtgccacgacccctgagcccatgcactgcaactactgaagcccatgtacctagagcttgtgctccacagcaagagaagccaccacaatgagaacccCTTGCATCGCAACAAAAAGGAGCCCCCATgtgttgcaactagagaaggcctgcatgcagcaacaaagacccactacagtcaaaaataaataaataaaaaaattttttaaagaaagcattgGAGCACTTTGGGATTTTTGGAGGGCCTCTTCActctggctgctgctaagtcgcttcagtcgtgtccaactctgtgcgaccccatagacggcagcctaccaggctcctccatccctgggattctccaggcaagaacactggagcgggttgccatttccttctccaatgcatgaaagtgaaaagtgaaaatgaagttgttcagtcgtgtccgactcttaacaaccccatggactgcagcctaccaggctcctccgcccatgggattttccaggcaagagtactggagtggggtgccattgccttctcccttcactCTGGAACCCTTTCCAAATCCTTAGCCTCCTtacatcctctgtctcctctgcttAGTCAAGACTGCTGCTCTCTGCTTGGTCTCTTTCTCAGCActgtttgaaaacaaaaatgcccTCAAGGAGAAAGCCAGGGTGGGTATGGGCTCGCCTCGCTTCCCTACTCTCCCCATTTGTAGCCCCACACTGGTTGCTATCTAATAGAGTTGTTTATGGTGGGTAGAGCAAGTCCAGTAGGTTCATGATGTAATATTAATAGACAGTAGGGAAAAAAAGCTTTGTTCATATTAAGATCACCATTGAAAAGTTATATATTCAGTAGAAAAAAAGATTGGAAGGCATATATCAAACTGTTAAGTGAAAGGCCAGGTTAGATGAGATTGGAGCACTGAGGAGGAATTTATACTAACATCTGcttttgtgtgtttctttctaACTCCTTAGTACCTCCCTGCACTTGGTTACTCAAAACGAATCCATCTGATGAATCCTATGGTTCCAGGATTAACTGGCAGCAAAATGAGCTCTTCAGAAGAGGTAGGTTACGAGCTCTGACCTGAGTTGAGAAATCTTTagcaaaagatgaagaaattgaggacTAGAAAGAAAAGTAACCTGGCTAACtaaaacacacaaatatttaaGCTATAAGAAATCTTAAGTTATCCAGTTAATTCCACTGATTCTTGAGTATTGAAGCAGTCCTGATGGGATCcaattataattttaagttttactgCTACTAATAAGAAGTACAAGCAAAAGTAGTTTCTTCAGCCATACAACTATGACAGAGTACAGCCTTATTAATGAGAAGGCTACAGTTGCATTTCACCCAgtaacatatttttttatttagtttttaatttattttagactataattgattcacagtgttgtgtttcaggtatacagcaaagtgatttagttatatatatatatccattctttttcagatttttttcccacgtaagttattacagaatattgggaagagttgcctgtgctatgcagtaggtccttgttcatACCAGTTAGCACTTTGATTCTTACGGTGATATTTAATATGATGGTTTTGATAAATATGGTGTCTTAACATTTAAAAGTTCTGCTTGGGGAAGGTACACTTTTGTTCTGATCACTAAGGGCACAGAGTAGAAGAATTGGTAGAACCCAAAGATGTGGAAGTTTGGGTTCTGGGTTCACAAACATGGCTGATCTTTAGAATCACCTAGGGAACTTTTATAAAAGAGAGTATGTGTAGAGTAAGGCCCTGTCCttagagattcttttttttttaatatttatttatctatttggcagtgccaggtcttagttgccgcacacgggatctttgatctttgttacagcttgtgaactctcagttgcagcatgtgggatccagttccctgaccagggattgaatccagcccCGCCCTGCATTGGgcgcactgataaagtggttctGGGGAACAACTCAAGGaatcttattttctttcacaGCCTACTAGTTGATTCAAATTGAAGTCATTTTTGGACATTCATCTAGTTCTTCAAGTCTGATTTCTGGATTATcctattggcaccccactccagtactcttgcctggaatatcccatggatggaggagcctggaaggctgcatgcagtccatggggtcgctgagggtcaaacatgactgagcgacctcactttcacttttcactttcatgcattggagaaggaaatggcaacccactccagtgttcttgcctggagaatcccagggatggggaagcctggtgggctgccgtctgtggggtcacacagagtcggacatgactgaagtgacttagcaattagCAATAGCAACCATGTCTTCATCCTAGAAATAGCACCAGCATCAGTTCCAAAACGTGACTGCATCAGAACCACatggagagcttttaaaaatgcaaatgcctGGGTGAACCCCCAAGAAGTTTTGATTTATTAGCTTTGGGTGGGGCCCAGTAGTTTATGTTATTTTAAGCACCCCAGGTGATTCACATCCAGTCCTATGTTGATTGAGCTTGGTAACCACTGGACACAAAAGAGCATGAGCTCACTCACTCCAAAATAGGAAACAAAGCCTATTGCCCTATAAAGGACAAAGGCTTTAAATAATACCTGGTGTTGGTGACTGCCGGGAAACGTCTCCTCACACATGGCGGATGGCAATGTCACTTGGTGTATGCCTGTCGGAAAACAGTTTAGGGCCCAGCAGTGTTTGGTACCTTAAGGAAGTAATCCTAGAGAAGGCAAGAGGACCTCTGCAAAGAGGTTCGTTGTAGCATTGTAGTTTGTAAAGATGAGAGCAAATCTGACAGTTTAGAAACtgctaaataaattatattgtcACTAAAAATTAGgaatataatacaaaataaaatctgcaattGAAAACTAGGTAGCCACTCAGAAGTACTTATGATATAGTCCCAAGGACATTTATTCTCCAGATACAAATTTGCGACGATTCCGTATACTACAAACAAGGCCtgggaagaacagagaaaaattaaaatatttttatgtattatagtGAGTGGTCCTTGACTCCAGTTAATTCTGCTCTTATTGAAGTCATTTAATGTTTACATCTTtgtccaaaaaattaaaatacagatgaGTTGAGCGTATTCTCATTTTCAACCACAAGaggtcctcctctcctccctggctTCTAGGAGTCCAAGATTGATCTGCTTGATCGGAAAGAGGATGtaaagaaaaaactgaagaagGCCTTCTGTGAGCCAGGGAATGTGGAGAACAACGGCGTTCTGGCCTTCATCAGACATGTCCTCTTTCCTCTCAAGTCTGGTAAGATACTCCCTGTTTTCTTCTCAGAGTTTAGGCTGAAATAGGAAAACCGGTGCTGGGTCATCCCTGTGGCTTGTCAGAGTCTTCCTCCGGAGACTGGCTTCTCTGATTCTCTGCTCTGATTTCTCATATGTTAATGTGTGATTGAAGTGGGGATATCATTGAGATGTCTGTGTGTTTGTTACCAGAGTACCTTCTAAGTGGGGTGTCATGGTGGGCATGAGTGGTAGAAATGAAGGGGGCAGGCATGGGGAGTAGAGAAATACAAAAGAGATGTAAGACACAATTGTTTCCCCTGAGCTTGGATGCTAGCTGGGTATACAACACTCCCACTCATccagtttaaaaaacaataaaatactgtaCAATTAAGTTTAAAATACATGGCAGGAACTACAAATACATGTTTGGGCCAGGGATGCTGACTCGCCATTGTCTGTGAGTTTGTTGGCATGGATTGTTTTTCTTACAGAGTTTGTGATCCTTCGAGATGAAAAATGGGGTGGAAACAAAACCTACACAGCTTACTTGGACCTGGAAAAGGACTTTGCTGATGAGGTAATACGAGAGGAGGATAATCCCCACTGAACTCATTCTGACAAACCCCTCCGTGTGGCCTCACCAAGTTTCTGTCTGCCATAGGGCTCTGTCAGGATGATCTTGAGGCTGTATATTATGTTAATGGCTCAGATGAGGATTCAGATGGCTCGTGGAGTAGATTAACAAATGGCAGAAAGCTAGTATGTTGGTGTCTTAATCACTCTGCAAAGGACTTAACCTGGAATGAAGGACCAAACCCGACAAGATGAAGCATTTCAGGTACCAAATCAAGGTTCAGAAAAGAGACACGACTAtaaaagaacagaagagagaatACTGTTCATTTTGACAGTTTAACAAAAGACCTACTAGGTGCCCATGTGTTTGGCACCATGCTAGAGGCTGACATTACAAAGAGGATTAAATCTTCGTGAAGCTCATAGTCCATAGGTGAGGATGACGTGTAAATAAATGTCATTTACTGCTTACTGTACCATGTATGCATGGTCCAGTAATAGAACGTGAGGAAGTGACTAACTGGCTGTCAGGGAAAGCTTTGTGGAGGGGATAATGTTCACACACCATCTCACTCATTAGGGGTTCTTCAGGAAACCCATGAGGGAATTCATTGTGTGAGACATGCTAAGAGGAAGCAGTGTGGTATCTAGAGACTCACAAGTGGTTTAGAGTCTGACTGGAGTCTGCAAGGCGAGGGGCCactgtgggagaggaagacagGGCCAGATGATAAAGGAAAGGAGTAATGACTGTATATAGTGGATGAAATGGGGGTCTTGACTGGCTCCGAACATGGGCCGAATCGgcagtatgacagggctgtcagAAATGTTCATGAGGTCTTGGCCTCATCGTCAGAAATGCAGAGTTCAGACCGGGGGGTTGATCATCcagttctctgatgttctgagTACCTTTGGTAAGATGCATGTGCTCATCTGCACTAACACAGTTGCCACTGGCCATTTTGGTTGTGTTGGACTTTTTGTGAGGTTTTTTGTCAAATAAAcctcacaaaaataaattttgtaatgtTCATTTGACAATCTGGAGTGTATTGATGGGGAGAGGAAGGATGCCATGATAGGGAACAGGTTGCAAACCAGGtcataaagcacaagctggaagaaCCAGGCATGTTGAACTGGGATGCAAGGATGTGTTCACCTGTCCTCAAACCCAAGGACTCTCCTGAGTTAGGGGTGAGTTTTCTTCCTGTGGCAACAGAAGGCTGAACCAGGACTGCAGATGCAGACTGCAGGGAGGCTTGCTTAAGCTTGAAGAACTTTGTAATGACCCCAGTtgtgtggtgatggacaggactGTCTTGCCTGACCTTACATTCCCCATCGCTGAGGTGTTCAGGCAAAGGCCAGAGGACCACTGGAAGCAATGTCATATGAGAGTTTGAGCATCCAGTGGAAGAAAAGACTTAGTGACCTCTGAGTTCTGAGGTTCCTTCAGGCCCATTTTTGGGATATTTGGCAGCTGTTGCTCTGAAACCCTCTGTCTGCAGCCTGAGTCAGGCCACAGAACCCACACTCAACTCTTCAATCTCATGAGCAGTCCTTTGTGGGAATGATaagaaggcttccctggcggctcagatggtaaagaatctgtctacaaagcaggagacccaggttcaatccctgggtcgggaagatcccctggagaagggaatggctacacattgcagtcttcttgcctggagagccccatggacagaggagcctggcaggctgcagtccacggggtcgcagagtcagacacgactgactaacactttcattttgttCACTAAGAAGTAATGGAAGAAGTGTTTCTGAGAAAGAGCCTGACAACATAACCAGCAGCACTTCCTATGACAGTGGACATGTTCTTATCTGCACTGACACAGTTGCCCCTGGCCACGTGTGACCAGTACAACAGAGGAACTGAATTCTAACTTAGATTTAAATATCTGCATGCGGCTTGTGGCCACCGTATTGGACAGTGCAGGTCTAAagcttttcttttgttaaaaaggaaggacttccctggtggtccagtggttaggacttggttcTAGAACCAGGTTCAACCCCTCatcgggaactagatcccacatgctacacggTGTggccaacagcaacaaaaacaccATTCCCGAGAAAATGAAGGAGTAACATCAGAAACAAAAACATAGGTGTTTTATTACATGTATTCATACCTGAGGGGCATCTGTCAGAATACCTTAGAAGATCCTTTCGGGCCAGATTTAGGATGTAAAGGTTCTAGTCATGGGACtcgagaaaaaaaatggaattactAAGCTCCTCCCATGTACTAGCACTACACATCATTTTCACCCACGTTAAGTGATTTCATCCTCATTCCGACGCTGGAAGATAcaagtattattattttcatttattttttaaagtgaagaatCCAAAGCTCAGAGCGGTTAAGTGCCTGGTTTGAGGTCACCCAGCTAGCTGGGACTCTCACCCCAGGTGATTTATCTACAGAGTCTTTGTTCTTCCTTCTCGCTCActcatctccccccaccccccaggctgtCTGTAGCCCCCGGGTTCCCTGTGTGAATGTTTTCCCTGCATATAAATAATACCTGCTTTATGCCACTACTCAGCATATTGGAGGAATCTGAGtcatcccaggtggcgctagtggtaaagaacccacctgccaatgcaggagactcaaagtcttgagttcaatccctggctcaggaagatcccctggagaaggggacaaaaacccactgcagtattcttacctagagaatcccatggacagaggagcctggcgggctacagtccatggggttgcagagaattggacatagctgagcgacttagcacgcacagtgAAATTTGACTAATTAGAAACATTTAGCCTCTACAAACTCTCAAGTTAGTATGGAATTCAGTGTCAGAAGACCTAGGTCTCTGACAAACTAGATAACCTTgtgaacctgtgtccctgtctcTGCTCTTCCGGCTTCACAAGGTTGTTCTAAGGTTCAAATAAGACTGCTGGGAAAACACCGTGCATTCCATCCGCACATTTTTCTTAGTAGATCCAGGTGTCCTGTGCGCCTTCTCACCCGGCCTTGCACACTTGCAGGTTGTCCACCCTGGAGACCTCAAGAATTCTGTTGAAGTTGCCCTGAACAAGTTGCTGGATCCCATCCGGGAGAAGTTTAATACTCCTGCTCTGAAGAAACTGTCCAGCGCTGCCTACCCAGATCCCTCAAAGCAGAGTAAGGCCAGCTGGGGAGGGGCCCGGGAAGGGGGGTCTGTGGGGGCTGCCTACATGAGAGAGCATGAGAGACATGTAGAGAGCCTGTCAGTGCCTCAGAAAAGGGTTTGTCTTCAGTTCAGGCCCAAGAAGCCAGGAGGGTCTGAAATGCAGGAATGTCATGCCCCATTGACTGCTGGAATGGAAAACTCCAGTCATCTTGACTTTGGTTTGGTCGGTACCACGAAGcaattttgctgttgttttaatcactaagtcatgactgactcttttgggacaccatggactgtagccccaccagactcctctgtccacgggatttcccaggcaagaatcctggagggggatgccattccctcctccaggggatcgtcccgactcagggatcaaacccgcgtcgcctgcattggcagtgggtgCACCGCTGAGCCGCCTGAAGCGGTTACACCCTGCTGGCAGTGCTGCTGTGAGACGCATGCCCTGGTCCTTTGACGAAACCCACGTCTTCAGTTAGGGAAAGAGGCTGCATTAGACCCTGAGGCTGACGTAGCTGCTCAGGCAGGGCCTGCACAGCTCCTTAGGGAAGCCGATCTCTAGATTCGCCCAGTTCCCTTCTACGTTTCCCTGACTGGCTCTTAGTCAACCAGCCATGTAGCCACGAAGCTGAGATGTTAACAACAGTGTTAACATTGATAACACTTTCCTCCCAGAAAGGGCTCGGTACTTACATATGGAACATGGGAATGGCGGCAAAGCTACACCaacccctcctcttccctccagcCTAATACCTGAGGGGGAGAGTGGTAAAATCTGGTACTTCTCTTCTCAGCAGTGGCCGCCTCTGTTTCAATTCAGTGGGTGGATTCTGGGGATTCTGCACTAAGTCCTGCCCGTGTCCTCATTTGAGGGCATCAGCAGCTGACCTGTCGTGGGAAGGAGGAGAGCTCTGAGCCTTGGGTTCTTCTCATCTCCAGAGCCAGCTGTCAAAGGCCCTGCCAAGAATTCGGAGCCAGAGGAGGTCATCCCATCCCGGCTGGATATCCGTGTGGGGAAAGTCATTAGTGTGGACAAGGTACTCATTTTCCACCACGTCCTGGAGAGGCAGACACAGGTCAGGTTTGTCTGCTTCCATCTGGAGGAAACCTGGCCTGGGAGGGAGAGCAACATCCCTTAGGTCATACTGCAAGTCAGCGCCTAAGCATCTAGTTCCAGGCGTCAGGCTTTTCCCCTGGCCATCTCTGGACCTTATGCAACCAAACACAGCCAGGAACTCAGTAAAGAGCGGATGTTAGTCAGAAGGAACTTGTTTATCTATCACATCCAGTCTGATGGACTCACCTGGTGTCTCCCAGCTTGTCTGGACTAGTTGCAGGCCTTATCATTGATGAGCTACTTTGTccttccctgtccccaccccagaAAATGgtgaagggagaaagaaggacTTCCTCTTTCCCAGAGGCAGAAAGCTTTGTAGCCAGTGGCCTAGGACCAGTGGTCTGggtatttttttctcccagtatATATTTGCTTTTCACCATATAGACCAACCACCAAAATGATCTTCAAAGAGCTGCTGATGCTCTTGTTTCAGATGGTGAAGCCGGTAGCTGTCCCCCATCTTCCAGTCCCCCCCAGGATTGGGGTTGATTTCCAGTGCACATTTGGCCATAAGGATGGTCACCCAGCCACTCCAGGCCATTTTAATCTCTGTTAGAGACTCCTTTCACCTCTAACACACGTAATTAGCCTCATGTTACTCAAATCTGGCTCTTTGGGGCCCCTTCTCATGTCTGCTATCTGAGACCTGGAGAGTTAGCTCTAGAGGGTTCCTCTTGGGGCCCCTGTAGGGAGTGGATGCCCCTTTCTGGAGCCAGAGGACTCGCCAAGCCCCATGATCTGTTCCACTGGGATACTCTCCAAGACTTGACATCTCTTGTGGCAGCACCCAGATGCAGACAGCCTGTATGTGGAGAAGATTGATGTGGGGGAAGCTGAGCCACGGACTGTGGTGAGTGGCCTGGTGCAGTTTGTGCCCAAGGAGGAACTGCAGGACAGGCTGGTGGTGGTGCTGTGCAATCTGAAACCCCAGAAGATGAGAGGAGTCGAGTCCCAAGGCATGCTCCTGTGTGCTTCTGTGTGAGTGAGAACTGGGGGGCTAGAGGGCCTTGGGAGGCCAGGAAGAGGGGGGTGGCCCACTTGCTGCCCTTCCACATGCCAGGTGGAGGCCCTGAGAACACTCCCCAAAAGAGGAATTACTTATTGTACAGGAACCGTGGATGAAGCACTTTACTTGAAGTTAACTATATTAAAATGGAAATCGAAGATTCAGAGCTATGTGCATGCTCGAGTCTGTCTACTAGTAATGGgtgaagccaggattcaaacccagttcATTGGCTGTTACGTCATATCCCTTAAAAGCCCAAATTTTGGAAACTCTCCTGACATAAGATTTCAGTTGAGCCCTGGTTGACCCAGTGCTGGTAATGTCCAGAGATGTGGTCCAGCAGTGAGGAGCTCCTGGGGCTCTGGCATTGAGGGTACCCTAAATCCTATTAGAGCCCCTGAGGTAAAGGCCCCAGTGCTTTGGCCTCCACGGCGGCCGGAGGCCATCCATGGCCTCACTGTCTCACTGTGCTCTGTGTCCTTCCAGAGAAGGGGTAAACCGCAAGGTTGAGCCTCTAGACCCTCCTGCAGGCTCTGCTCCTGGTGAGCGAGTGTTTGTGAAGGGCTATGAGAAGGGCCAACCAGACGAAGAGCTGAAGCCCAAGAAGAAAGTCTTTGAGAAATTGCAGGTAACACGCTGCACTTTCCCCAGCTGGGCCTTCCTGCATGTAAGCCCCTCTCTTCCTTCATCCCAGCCTCTCAAATGAGGTGCCTGAGAGCCCACGGGCCCTCACAGGCACTGCGCGCTGACAGGCTGTTAGAGGCAGCATGTGAGGGACTGCAGCTGTTTCCTCGGTAGACTTTCAGTCTGTGATGGGAGATGATCCCCAGTTTATCTGGCATGGCCACACAGGGTCACCGGAAGTGATAGAGCCAGGATCAGAGCCCTCCTGGAGTCCTTCCTGC encodes:
- the YARS gene encoding tyrosine--tRNA ligase, cytoplasmic, which produces MGDSLSPEEKLSLITRNLQEVLGEEKLKEILKERELKVYWGTATTGKPHVAYFVPMSKIADFLKAGCEVTILFADLHAYLDNMKAPWELLELRTSYYENVIKAMLESIGVPLEKLRFIKGTDYQLSKEYTLDVYRLSSVVTQHDAKKAGAEVVKQVEHPLLSGLLYPGLQALDEEYLKVDAQFGGVDQRKIFTFAEKYLPALGYSKRIHLMNPMVPGLTGSKMSSSEEESKIDLLDRKEDVKKKLKKAFCEPGNVENNGVLAFIRHVLFPLKSEFVILRDEKWGGNKTYTAYLDLEKDFADEVVHPGDLKNSVEVALNKLLDPIREKFNTPALKKLSSAAYPDPSKQKPAVKGPAKNSEPEEVIPSRLDIRVGKVISVDKHPDADSLYVEKIDVGEAEPRTVVSGLVQFVPKEELQDRLVVVLCNLKPQKMRGVESQGMLLCASVEGVNRKVEPLDPPAGSAPGERVFVKGYEKGQPDEELKPKKKVFEKLQADFKISDEYIAQWKQTNFMTKLGSVSCKSLKGGNIS